Within the Streptomyces sp. NBC_00353 genome, the region CCGGTGGGTCGGGCCGGGCCGTCCGCGGAAGGGGAAGCCGAGGGTGCGGCACGCCTGGAGTCGGCTGCCCAGGGGCTCAGTTGAGTGCGTCGTCCAACAGGGCCGCCCACTGTGCCACGACCCTCTGCCGCCGGGCGGTGTCGTCGGTCAGTACGTTGGCCAGGCCGAGGCCGCGGGCCATGTCGAGGAGGCCCTGGACGGTTTCGCGTACGCCTGGCCGTGTCTCGTCGGCCTTCAGGAGTTCGACGGCGATGCGGTGGGTCTCGCGGCCGACGCGGGCTTCGAGTTCGCTGACGCGGGGGTGCAGTGACGCCTCGTTGGAGGCGGCGACCCAGAGCTGGAGTGCGGCGCGGAACAGCGGTCCTGTGTAGAGGTCGACGAGGGCGGCGACGACGGCTGCGCGGCCCTGGACGGGCAGGGCGCGCAGGGCGGCGGAGCGTTCCTCGGCGACGTATTCGACGGCTGCCGTGAACAGGTCCTCGCGGGTGGGGAAGTGGTGCTGGGCGGCGCCGCGCGATACGCCTGCGCGTTCGGCGACGACGGAGACCGTGGAGCCTGCCCAGCCGTGTTCGGCGAGGCAGGCGACCGCGGCTTCGAGCAGCCGTCGGCGGGTGGCGCGGCTGCGGTCCTGCTTGGGAGTCCTGTCGGTGGAGGGCGTCACAACACCCATGCGGGGTCCCGTCGTTCGTGGAAGGCCGTCATCCCTTCCCGTGCCTCGGCGGAGGCGAAGAGTGCTGCCGAGCGGGCGATGAGGTCTTCGGCGTACTGGTCGAAACTTTCCCGCACAGTAGCTGTGACCAGCTCCTTCGATGCTGCCAGCCCCTGTGGTGAGGCTCGGCGCAGTCCGTCGAGTACGGGGACGAGCGCCTTGTCCACGTCGTCGGCGGCGAGGGTGATCAGGGAGATCCGGGCGGCTTCGGTCGCGTCGAAGCGTTCTCCGGTGAGGTAGTAGCGGGCGGCGGCGCGCGGGTCGGTGCGGGGCAGCAGGGGCAGGGAGATCACGGCGGGGGCGAGGCCGAGCCGGGATTCGGTGAGGGCGAAGGTGGAGGCGGGTCCGGCGGCCGAGATGTCGCAGGCGGCGAGGAGTCCGAGGCCGCCTGCCCGGACGTGTCCGTCGACGCGGGCCACCACGGGTTTGGGCAGGGTGACGATCTCCCGCATGAGGGCGACGAACGCTTCCGGGTCGGGGGGTGCGCCGAGGTCCGCACCGGCGCAGAACGTGTTGCCCGTGTGGGTGAGGACCACGGCTCGTACGGTGTCGTCCTCGCCGTATCGGGCGAGGGTTTCGCGGAGTTCGGCGACGAGCCGCGCGGAGAGTGCGTTGCGGTTCGTCTGCGAGTCCATCCGTACGGTGGCGATGCCACGTTCTCTGCCGGTGCGGACCAGTTTCATGCCTCTGCCGCCTTCTCGATGACTTTTTCGTTGACCTGTTCCCGGTCGCGCAGTTCGCGCCGGAGGATCTTTCCGGAGGTGGCGCGGGGTACGGCGCCGATGAATTCGACCCGCCGGACCTTCTTGTACGGGGCGACGCGCTCGGTGACGTACGCCATGACGTCGTCGGCGGTGAGGTCGTCGGGGGCGACTCCCGCCTGCCGGACCAGATACGCCTTGGGGACTTCGTTGCCGTCGGTGTCGTACACCCCGATGACGGCGGCGTCCGCGATCGACGGGTGGCCGAGCAGCAGGGCTTCGAGTTCGGCGGGGGCGACCTGGTAGCCCTTGTACTTGATGAGTTCCTTGACCCGGTCGACGATGCGGAGCCAGCCGTCGGCGTCGACGCGGCCGATGTCGCCGGTGTGCACCCAGCCGTCGGCGTCGATCATGTCGGCGGTGGCCCCGGGCCGGCCGAGGTAGCCCTTCATCACCTGCGGGCCGCGGATGAGTACCTCGCCGTCGGTGTCGATGCCGGCGTCGCGGTCCGGGTCGTCGAGGGAGACGATGCGCATCTCGGTGCCCGGCAGGAGTTTTCCGACGGCGCCGGGCGGCGGGTTCTCGGCGGCGAGCGGGACTACGTGGGTGCCGGGCGAGAGTTCTGTCATGCCGTACGCCTGCCGTACCGGTGGCAGTCCGAGGCGCCGGGAGCAGGCGGCGGCGAGTCCTGCGTCGAGCGGGGCGGCGGCGCTGACGATGTACTCCAGCGAGGACAGGTCGTACTGGGCGACGGCCGGGTGTTTGGCGAGGGCCAGGACGATCGGCGGGGCCACGTACAGCCCGCTGATCCGGTGCTTCTCGATCGCGGTGAGGAACTGGACGAGGTCGAAGCGTGGCAGGACGACGACGGTGGCGCCGAGCCGGAGCGGGGCGTTCATCAGGGCGGTCAGCCCGTAGATGTGGAAGAACGGGAGGACGGCGAGGATCCGGTGGCCGGGGTTCATCGGGATGAACGGCCGCAGCTGCTCCAGGTTGGTGGCCATGGAGCGGTGGGTGAGCATGACGCCCTTGGGTGTGCCGGTGGTGCCGGAGGAGTACGGCAGTGCGGCGATGTCCTCGGCCGGGTCGATGGTGATCCGTGGTTCGGGGGCGGTGGAGCCCAGCATGTCGAGTACGGAGGTGTGTCCGTCGGCCCGGTCGCAGACGAATATCTCCTCTATGCCGCCGACGAGTTCGGCGGCGCGGCGGGCGGTTTCGAGGAGTGGGGAGACGGTGACGATCCAGCGGGCGGAGGAGTCGCGGAGTTGTTTGGCGAACTCCTCCGCCGTGGCGAGGGGGTGCACGGTGGTGACGGTGGCGCCCGCCCTGGTGGCTCCGAAGAACACGGTCGGGTAGGCGAGGGTGTTGGGGCTGTGCAGGGCGACGACGTCGCCCTTGCGGACCCCGGTGGCGGCGAGCGCCGCCGCGATCCGGCGGTGGAATGTGTCGAGTTGCCGGTAGGTGAGCGTGGTGGTGCCGTCGGTGCCGTCGATCAGGGCGACCGTGTCGCCGTAGGCGGCGGCGGCCTGCCCGAGGACCGCGTCATGGATGGGGAGGTCGAGCGGCTGGACGTCTGCGTACTCGCTGCGGAACACGTTCACCATGGCGGGTCCCTTCGAACGGCGGCTGGAGGGACAGAGTCCCCTGTGTCAGTACGACTTGGGGAGACCCAGGGACTGGTGGGAAACGTAGTTCAGGATCATTTCCCGGCTGACGGGCGCGATCCGGGCGACGCGGGCTGCGGTGATCAGGGAAGCGATGCCGTATTCGCGGGTGAGGCCGTTGCCGCCGAGGGTGTGCACGGCCTGGTCGACGGCTTTCACGCAGGCCTCGGCGGCGGCGTACTTCGCCATGTTGGCGGCTTCGCCCGCGCCGATGTCGTCGCCCTCGTCGTAGAGCCTGGCGGCCTTCTGCATCATCAGGCGGGCCAGTTCGAGTTCGATGTGCGCCTGGGCGAGGGGGTGGGCGATGGCCTGGTGGGAGCCGATGGGCTCCTTCCACACCTGTCGGGTCCGCGCGTAGTCGACGGCGCGGCCGAGGGCGTACCGGCCCATGCCGAGGGCGAAGGCGGCGGTCATGATGCGTTCGGGGTTGAGTCCGGCGAAAAGCTGGAGGAGGCCCGCGTCCTCTCCCCCGCTCTCGGCTTCGCTCGAGCCGGAGGTACCCCCTCCGACGAGGGCGTCGGCGGGCAGCCGCACGTCGTCGAGGACCAGTTCGAACTGCTTCTCCGGTGCCTGGAGTTCCATGTCGATCTGCGAGCGCTGAAATCCGGGGGCGTCGCGCGGGACGATGAAGAGGCAGGGCTTGAGCTTGCCGGTCCTGGCGTCCTCGGTGCGCCCGACGATGAGGGTGGCGTCGGCGATGTCGACGCCGGAGACGAACACTTTCCGCCCGGTGAGCAGCCAGTCCTCGCCGTCGCGGCGGGCGGTGGTGGTGATGCGGTGGGAGTTGGAGCCGGCGTCGGGTTCGGTGATGCCGAAGGCCATGGTGAGGGTGCCGTCGGCGAGGCCGGGGAGCCACTGCTGTTTCTGGGTGTCGGTGCCGAAGCGGGCGATGACGGTGCCGCAGATCGCCGGGGAGACGATCATCATGAGGAGGGGCGATCCTGCCGCTCCCAGTTCTTCCAGGACTATGGAGAGTTCGGCCATGCCGCCGCCTCCGCCGCCGTACTCCTCGGGGAGGTTGACCCCCAGGTAGCCGAGCTTGGCGGCTTCGGTCCACAGTTCGCGGGGGTGGGCGCCGTCGCGTA harbors:
- a CDS encoding 4-coumarate--CoA ligase family protein, whose amino-acid sequence is MVNVFRSEYADVQPLDLPIHDAVLGQAAAAYGDTVALIDGTDGTTTLTYRQLDTFHRRIAAALAATGVRKGDVVALHSPNTLAYPTVFFGATRAGATVTTVHPLATAEEFAKQLRDSSARWIVTVSPLLETARRAAELVGGIEEIFVCDRADGHTSVLDMLGSTAPEPRITIDPAEDIAALPYSSGTTGTPKGVMLTHRSMATNLEQLRPFIPMNPGHRILAVLPFFHIYGLTALMNAPLRLGATVVVLPRFDLVQFLTAIEKHRISGLYVAPPIVLALAKHPAVAQYDLSSLEYIVSAAAPLDAGLAAACSRRLGLPPVRQAYGMTELSPGTHVVPLAAENPPPGAVGKLLPGTEMRIVSLDDPDRDAGIDTDGEVLIRGPQVMKGYLGRPGATADMIDADGWVHTGDIGRVDADGWLRIVDRVKELIKYKGYQVAPAELEALLLGHPSIADAAVIGVYDTDGNEVPKAYLVRQAGVAPDDLTADDVMAYVTERVAPYKKVRRVEFIGAVPRATSGKILRRELRDREQVNEKVIEKAAEA
- a CDS encoding TetR/AcrR family transcriptional regulator, which encodes MGVVTPSTDRTPKQDRSRATRRRLLEAAVACLAEHGWAGSTVSVVAERAGVSRGAAQHHFPTREDLFTAAVEYVAEERSAALRALPVQGRAAVVAALVDLYTGPLFRAALQLWVAASNEASLHPRVSELEARVGRETHRIAVELLKADETRPGVRETVQGLLDMARGLGLANVLTDDTARRQRVVAQWAALLDDALN
- a CDS encoding acyl-CoA dehydrogenase family protein, whose product is MTTVLETEEQQALRAAVAALGKRYGRDYMTSVVRDGAHPRELWTEAAKLGYLGVNLPEEYGGGGGGMAELSIVLEELGAAGSPLLMMIVSPAICGTVIARFGTDTQKQQWLPGLADGTLTMAFGITEPDAGSNSHRITTTARRDGEDWLLTGRKVFVSGVDIADATLIVGRTEDARTGKLKPCLFIVPRDAPGFQRSQIDMELQAPEKQFELVLDDVRLPADALVGGGTSGSSEAESGGEDAGLLQLFAGLNPERIMTAAFALGMGRYALGRAVDYARTRQVWKEPIGSHQAIAHPLAQAHIELELARLMMQKAARLYDEGDDIGAGEAANMAKYAAAEACVKAVDQAVHTLGGNGLTREYGIASLITAARVARIAPVSREMILNYVSHQSLGLPKSY
- a CDS encoding enoyl-CoA hydratase family protein; protein product: MKLVRTGRERGIATVRMDSQTNRNALSARLVAELRETLARYGEDDTVRAVVLTHTGNTFCAGADLGAPPDPEAFVALMREIVTLPKPVVARVDGHVRAGGLGLLAACDISAAGPASTFALTESRLGLAPAVISLPLLPRTDPRAAARYYLTGERFDATEAARISLITLAADDVDKALVPVLDGLRRASPQGLAASKELVTATVRESFDQYAEDLIARSAALFASAEAREGMTAFHERRDPAWVL